Part of the Vigna unguiculata cultivar IT97K-499-35 chromosome 3, ASM411807v1, whole genome shotgun sequence genome, CCCATCTCCAAAGCTTTAGCATGATCACTTAGTTCATCCAcaattatcaaaaataaaaaggatgaTTCAATATGAAGTGACAATCAATTTCAATatgtttggtcctctcatggAACACAAGATTAAAAGCAATGTGTAGAGCAACTTGATTATCACACTACATCTTCATTGGTTGAATGTTGCAAAAAACTATTTCTTGTAGGAATTGTCTAACCCATATAAGTTCACATGTTAGGGATGTCATTGCTCTATACTCTGCTTCAGCAAATGATTGTGCAACAACATTCTGTTTTTACTTTTCCACAAGACTATATTCCTCCAAGCAAAACACAATATCCCATGGTAGAACGTCTATCCATAGGAGAACCAACCCAATCAACATCACTATATTCCGCACCCGCCACCCGTTATAAAAAAAGCGGCCGCCATGGCTGCCATAAGAAACCCACATCGCCACCGCATTTGTATGGTGGCAGGCTAAAAAAACATCCCCGATTTACGCCATAACGCTGccataaccgatttttaataaCACTGTTCCTGAACAGCAGATTGAGCTTCAACCATTAAAGTCACCATGTCATTGTCAAATTGCTTTAATGAAGCTAGTCGAATAGCCAAATCATAGAGGCGTTGGATATCATTTGCAAATATATTTTGAGCATTTTTCCAAAAAGAATGACATGTTTTAAAGGTCCTAAGTGTACTCAAAATATTGGGCTCTACCGATTGCCAAAGTAGAGCACAAAGCTGAAAATCAGTTTTCTTCCATTGTTGAATTCGATCTTATCGTACTAAGCTTTTGTCTCCTTCCAAATGATCATGAAACCCTTGGCCAAGGAACCAAAGTTCCACAGATGCAGACCAAGACTCAAAAGTTTTTCCATTTAATTGTTCGGAATTTATGGAAGTAGTACTCGAAAAAGATGGTATAATCCCTGCAGACATGATAAGTGAACAGTAGCAAGTAGACTATTCGAAAAACAGTAGAAACGACACACCAAGGGTTCAAGAAAGAGAAACTTAGGGTTTTAGGGTAGAAAACCCTAGGAGACCCACCAAAAGGCTGTGAAACCAGAAACGAAGGACAAATATGGACTCAGTGCTTCAGCGAGTCTGACGAAGGTGGTCTTGAGAATATCCAACAATTGGACACAGTGCGTGAGACTCACACGCCTAGGGTAACAACGACATTGAACGACACGTGTGACAGAGAACGGAGGCATGACCCCCGGGGTTGGATTGTGCTCCTCGAGGCGACTCAAACCCAGGTGCTGGATGGCAAAGGTCCGGGGAACGACGGCGGAGGACAGCGGCAGATAGAAGACCAGTGACAATTTCTTTGACAAAAAGGTAGAGCAGGATCGACCCACTATGATACCAACTTGAGATTAAAGTGAAGAAGACTTTAGAGTGAATTTGAAAGAGTGAGTTCTCTCCTCTTAGGTTTCCATATTTGTAGTAGTTTAGATACATTAGATACAATGGATGAGAGGAAAGAAGAGAACTCTAAAAGATGCTCCTAGGAACTAGATCTAAAGCATGCTCCTAGGTACATGGTCCAGCACACAGtataataaatcatatttaagaGTATTTATTCTAACCGTAAGTTTGCACGCATGTGCTTCATTGTTCACCCAATTTAGTAAAGTTGATACTTCCCTCCATAAACAGGTAACCAACATAAAAACAGACTCACCACTTGTGGGGATAAGGTTGCATGGATCAACCTTCCCCAAACCCAACTAGGCGGGACCCTCAAACATTCCTTGAATCCTCAATTTTCAATAGCTTACaattaaaacacaattaaaaggCTAAGAGAAAAACCTGGAAAACTGGAACACCAGAAAAGCCATTGGAAGCAGAGCCAGATTTTTCCCTTTCCTACAAATCACAAGCATACATTATCATTGCTGAAAAGCTCAATGGACAATAGAAAGGTAAATAGAGTGACTCTACAGGGATTACAAGCAATTTTCAAACTTCATGTTGAAGACCTCACATTGACTagaaatatgaccaaattatagtatataaaggAGTGCAAATTTTATCTTACAATCGAATTTTCTAATGTTGAGTCAGACTTGAAGTtcactttataaaattgtatCAAAGTTTATTCTAACAAGGTTTGTTGGGCTTATTTTGCCACCACCACTATCGGACATCTTTATTCCCATGGCATGGAAAAGTGTGTTAAAGATCACATTAGAGATATGACTAAATTCTTACAATTCAGTTAGTGAGCTTGAATTAGGCATGAAGCCCACTTTTTAAGACTTCACACATCAACTAATTTTCAatatacaagaaaattttctaaGAAAAATGTATCATATTGGCTAACTAGACCAATGTAATAGACAAAAGAGTCGTACAACAGAGACATCAAGCTCTAATTCAAGGAATTAGTGAGAGCCAATCTATAATCTTggtaaatttattaagaaactTTTTATCAACAAAGTAATTTTTCCCTCAAGGATGATTTGTCACCATAAATTGCACGCAAAGTACTAAGAGAATATAACTCGAAGATTTTTGTATTATCATAATCCATCATAATGTGAAAGTACCAATGTATTTTTGTATACTTCTCTTCAATTTCAGAATCAATGTATTTTCAAATGAGATATAACTTATCTGTATCTGTGTTCATAGGATATAAGCCATTAGAGAATTTTCAAAACTCAGGTCTCCTTTAGACAATAGAACTAAGGTTTTAAATTACTGTCCCATTTCTTGATATTGGGGAAAATCACATACCTGCAGCCGCGTGGTTGCAGACATTTCCGGTCACATTGCCATCACAAACACTTAAAAAGCCTTGCATTTTATTGGAACTAACGGTAACATAAAAGTTTTAGATGTTTTACAGAGTTTTAGGTGGGTGTTCGCGGTCACAACTTTGAGTCAATCCACCTAAACAATTTGCAAATGGTAAAAACAATAACGAATAAACGACTCACTTTGAGAGCATTCTGTATTTGAGAAAACTCCGGTATCAATCTAAAGGCAACGCCGTTCACCTTGAGCTGAAATACCTGAAGAAACAAACGCACCTTGAGCGGAAACACCTGAAGAAACAAGCACTACACAAAAATAAGCGGATGAGAAGAATGGAGGACCTTGTTAAGCGCAATGGGGACGACTTTGGAGCCCGCGCGAGCGTGAGGTTCGATAAGCGTGACCTGGCTGAGGAGCGCTTCGGCGTCGTCCTTATTGAAGCAGAAGAGACCAAGGTTTTTTCCGGCTGAAGAGCCCGAGACCAAGAGAAACTCTTCCGAAGCGTTGCTGAGGGCGTAAACGGGTATGCCCTCCAAGCGCTCCTCGATTGCCTCGACCGACATGGGCCTGCTCCGGCCCGGTGGGGCTATCCGGGCCCAGGGCGGGCTGGTGCGAAGGGCTGGAAATGAGCTGCGGTTAGGCTGGAGACGGGTGAGGTTGCCGAGCAGCTTGGAGCAGTGGGCCTGAAGGTCCCCTAGGGCCTTCTGGAAGCCGTCCAAGCTCATGTTATTTGAGTCTGTGCGGTGCAAAGAACACGATACTGACAAAGTGAATCAAAGCTGTGTTCATAGACTTATTATACCATTGAAAATACGAACTTTACGTATTTGtgtcaattttattataataacaaatgtaattaaaaattaaatatcatgacaattattaaaataaaaaagttaactgaaaaaataatcataaaacaaATACTTTTTTCTTAACTCTTCTAATATTAaaggataatttttatttattataaataatttttcataaatgataaaattagtaaaatgaaaagataattattatttattataaataatttttacaagtaataaaataaattatgtatacagttctatatttttatctaaaGGATTTCTTTTCTAGtgtacataattatttttaaaatttatctaactcttttttaaattagaataattattttattatttttatctttcactaataatataaatttcaatgtaAAACTCCGtttcctttcttttaaaatacaaaagtcAGCACCACAAACTAACACCCTCACGTTTTGAACTTCTcccattttctcttttctcttcctCTCCAACATCTCATCTTTTTCCCGTTTCTCCTTATGTACGGTTTGCTATACAACCAGAGAAAGGAAGCTCTCCCACTTTGTTGTCTTAGTCAATCTCAAAAGGTATCTACTCCCTCTTCTCGTGGGTCAATTCTCCATCACATTGCAAGTTCCATCTTTCTTTtgcatgtatttttaaaaaatctattcAAAGCGTCTATTATAGAACGTGAACCCAATGGAACGTTGGGTCATTAATCTCAGTTGTGTTCGTGTTTGTAGAAGACGGATAACACCCTTTGTCTCCAAAAATCCCCCAATGCCATACGAGAACCTCGAAAAAATATGAACACCTAAAGTCTTCAATTAGGAATTGTAAACTTGACACTAATATGAAGGTttgtttttgaaactttgaGGTTATGGGTTGTAGAGTTTAAACCAAAAGGGAACTTTATCGATTGTCGACAAAAAGTTAGGAAGAAAGCAAAATAAAACCTCCCTAAACACACACATTTGGTGGGTGTCTTCGTGAGTGCAATAGAATGGAATTAAGGTTCTAAAATGATAGCAAAGGATTGAGATCGAAAATGGGAACTTCCACAATTGGGATAGAGATTGGGTAAATTTGAGTCCAAAAATGGAAAGTTCAAGAAAACAACAATGaaaaatttttacataaaaaggAACAATGGTTTTGTTTGGAGGAATGGAGGTAAATGAATGTGAATTTTTCCCACCACACGCGTTTGACGGTTTTACTTTTCCTCTACCAGACTGGACAACTAAAATATACATTgagaaaagaatttaaaataaaaaacatactgCCACGTTAGGTAGTAAAAAAAAGTGGTAAAAAATAATAGTCATCAAATCgttttccttttaatatttcaattttataatctaaatactattttttgtttagatcgtgataatctaatttttttagaaaatataaattttaaattgtataattcaaaagttaaaatttatttttaaattatataatctaaagttaaaagtaattttcaaattgtaaaacctattttttttaaaaaatttgacataattcgaaaattatttttatcttaaatagATTTAGCCTATTCATTTAACTTGACATGGCCAAACGGTTACAAATATACTTCCTCCATTTATAGCTTCAAGTTGGAGATGATTGCATATGTAGctttagaagaaaatatattattaccttCCCTGGTCGTTATAGCGAAAAGAGGCTcagctttcagaaaatatgcctTAAAAGTAATGATTGATAGTATTTAGTATGCCACTTATGAATTGATAAGGCATAAACTATAGTAGCTAAATTTCTGAACCAAACTTCCTCCATGTTTCAACCCAATATAAATAAGagaagaatatatttatttatttatttaatttaggaGGTGCAGTTATTCTCATGGATTGAGTGCAAGTTGGCTCCAGAGTTGTGCTGCCTCCATATCTGTTTTATCACAGTCTATAGTCAGTGTCACCATGTTGCTTACACAGTTAGCATTTTCCATTGCCTTAATCTGCAGCAGATGAAAAAACTATTATTCTATAAAAACCTGTAAAGTGTAATTacctcaattttattttttaaaattgagtcAAACATAATTATGCTCTAAAATGTTTCTATATTACATTTTACCTGTTTATGCAAATGCTCGTTTTCTTTTCTCAGTGTATGTTCCTGTTTGGAGCAACAAAACATGTAAAGAAACGAAAAGATTAACAAACCATAATTGAACTTTGATCTACTGTTTATGAGACTCCATTTTGACAtttggacaaaaaaaaaacagaacaatTGTGTAATTGCATATGAGTGCGAAACGGTTCTTCACATCATatgttcattttttaataaacctTAATTGTCATATTCAATACGAGGAACTGGAATTACTCTCAACAATTGCATACCCTTTTCTTAAGATTATCTACGGATTCCATCATCAATCGCATCTGCATAAAAATCTTGAGTTAGACAACTCTGTCTCAAATATAAAACGGTGGAGATAACGAGAATAACTGCACCCTAAAATGCAATTTTAAAACTTCTTATCCTGGCTACAACTGCCATAATTTACAAGGCTTGGTAAAATTTTCACCACAGATACTTCAATAGTGTAAGAGAGAATGTCTTTTCTAAAATAGACCTTTATTTAGTTAACAGAAAAAAAGAACTTGGCAAACAGTTAAACTCACAAATAAAGCTTGCAACAGAGTGGGGATACTAGTTAGGTATATATCGTTACAAAGTTGTTCAATATGAATCTCTTACACAAACATACAACACCATCACTAGAATTGAAAGGATCTTCATACTATAAATATTTCACCCCGAAAATAATGTTTTTGGGTGACttgaatagagaaaaaaaaaataatcaatcaaGAATTACctgaatttattttgatattcatATCAAACACGACACTCCACCAGAAGCCTTTTGTCCTTGAAGTAAAGCTAAACAATAATATACcttattttgttaaaagaaacagttttttctaaaaacaatGTCTAAAATCTGTTTAGGGAAATTAAGCTAAAGTGCAACCAAAATTCGCCTAGAAAACTTGTGCTTAGCCCCTGCAGTATTTTGGTTTaactttcatttaattatgaaGAACGCATAACAATAGTTGAAAACTTGACCATGGATTCTAAAAGGATTTGGTACCTTACAAGAAATATACTCACCTCAAAAGCTTAAACTGTGGGTTAGATCGGTTGACCTAAACAGAGAAGGTCGAAACCATATTATTCTCAAAAAGTGCACAAGGCCTGACCCAAAAtcattaaattagaaaaatgtaaGCTAATGATGTTTGTCCCAGGTTATCTTTAGAGAAcacttcaatttttcaaaa contains:
- the LOC114175104 gene encoding protein TIC 22-like, chloroplastic → MSLDGFQKALGDLQAHCSKLLGNLTRLQPNRSSFPALRTSPPWARIAPPGRSRPMSVEAIEERLEGIPVYALSNASEEFLLVSGSSAGKNLGLFCFNKDDAEALLSQVTLIEPHARAGSKVVPIALNKVFQLKVNGVAFRLIPEFSQIQNALKEREKSGSASNGFSGVPVFQSRSLILKNENKRYRPLFFRKEDLENTLKSAARDQNRLNPTMRRGDIQVATLEDIIKEMRENSTSNWDDVIFIPPGFDVSDDSNEH